A single window of Usitatibacter rugosus DNA harbors:
- a CDS encoding sterol desaturase family protein, with protein MSESHGELRLGTGLTTAIVALVLAILCFLGVLAFHFPAYLTTPELRKAYNVETVRAIMFTAMVVSGGASLACIILNRARWVATTAFALVAVTALLGGHKVPVQEYAANTPYIGLDWFILDLLGSTLIFIFIEKLFPLYRKQPVFRAEWQTDFHHFLVNHLIVGFILLATNKLVHTGFDWAISTTLQEWVRAQPFWLELILILLVADLVQYWTHRAYHEVPVLWRLHAVHHSAKSMDWLAGSRQHILELILTRSLILAPIYVLGFDKSVIDAYIIIVGFQAVFNHANVSVRLGPLRYVIVTPNFHHWHHSQDKAALDRNYAAHFAFIDYLFGTAVRSDQEWPERYGVLGDYVPNGFLKQQAFPFTWDSEPPPPPPKA; from the coding sequence TTGAGCGAGTCGCACGGCGAGCTGCGGCTGGGTACCGGCCTCACCACGGCGATCGTCGCGCTGGTCCTCGCGATCCTCTGCTTCCTCGGCGTGCTCGCGTTCCACTTCCCCGCGTACCTCACGACCCCGGAGCTGCGGAAGGCCTACAACGTCGAGACGGTGCGGGCCATCATGTTCACCGCGATGGTGGTCTCCGGCGGCGCCTCGCTCGCCTGCATCATCCTCAACCGCGCCCGCTGGGTCGCGACCACGGCCTTCGCGCTGGTGGCGGTCACCGCGCTCCTGGGCGGCCACAAGGTGCCGGTGCAGGAGTACGCCGCCAACACGCCGTACATCGGGCTGGACTGGTTCATCCTCGACCTGCTGGGCTCGACGCTGATCTTCATCTTCATCGAGAAGCTCTTCCCGCTCTACAGGAAGCAACCCGTGTTCCGCGCCGAGTGGCAGACGGACTTCCACCACTTCCTGGTGAACCACCTCATCGTGGGCTTCATCCTGCTGGCCACGAACAAGCTCGTGCACACGGGGTTCGACTGGGCGATCAGCACGACGCTCCAGGAGTGGGTGCGGGCCCAGCCGTTCTGGCTGGAGCTGATCCTCATCCTCCTGGTGGCCGACCTGGTGCAGTACTGGACGCACCGTGCGTACCACGAGGTGCCGGTCCTCTGGCGGCTGCACGCCGTGCACCACAGCGCCAAGAGCATGGACTGGCTGGCGGGCTCCCGGCAGCACATCCTCGAGCTCATCCTCACGCGCTCGCTGATCCTCGCGCCGATCTACGTGCTCGGATTCGACAAGAGCGTGATCGACGCCTACATCATCATCGTGGGCTTCCAGGCGGTCTTCAACCACGCCAACGTGAGCGTGCGGCTGGGCCCGCTGCGCTACGTGATCGTGACGCCGAACTTCCACCATTGGCACCACTCGCAGGACAAGGCCGCGCTCGACCGCAACTACGCCGCGCACTTCGCCTTCATCGACTACTTGTTTGGCACCGCGGTGCGTTCCGACCAGGAATGGCCGGAGCGCTACGGTGTGCTCGGCGACTATGTCCCGAACGGGTTCCTGAAGCAGCAGGCCTTTCCGTTCACGTGGGACAGCGAGCCGCCGCCACCGCCTCCAAAGGCGTAG
- a CDS encoding helix-turn-helix domain-containing protein, giving the protein MKRPGSLAIVAYDGLRHFEFSIAAEVFALDRPSLGVPWYETMIVSADRARPRGIAGIQVVPTAPFERIDEARTIVIPGWRDTESPPPIPPRLLEALRRAVRRKARIVSICSGSFVLAEAGLLDGRSATTHWLYADLFRERYPLVKYADDVLYVDEGEIVTSAGCAAGVDACLHIVRRDYGARIANMVARRMVVAPHREGGQAQYVETPVAVRPGRGIGAALDWARRRLDQPIVVTELAQRSAMSPRTFFRRFTDQMGVSPNAWLQNERISRARALLEAGEMSLEDTATQCGYDSLETFRVAFKRVTSVAPGEYRRRFKTSA; this is encoded by the coding sequence ATGAAGCGCCCCGGCTCCTTGGCCATCGTCGCCTACGATGGCCTCCGACATTTCGAGTTCTCGATCGCCGCCGAGGTGTTCGCGCTCGACCGGCCCAGCCTGGGCGTCCCCTGGTACGAGACGATGATCGTCTCGGCCGACCGAGCGCGGCCGCGCGGCATCGCGGGCATCCAGGTCGTTCCCACCGCGCCCTTCGAGCGGATCGACGAGGCGCGCACGATCGTGATTCCGGGATGGCGGGACACGGAATCACCGCCGCCGATTCCGCCCCGGCTCCTGGAAGCGCTGCGGCGCGCCGTCCGGCGCAAGGCTCGCATCGTCTCGATCTGCTCGGGCTCGTTCGTGCTCGCCGAAGCCGGCCTCCTCGACGGCCGGAGCGCCACCACGCACTGGCTCTATGCCGATCTCTTCCGCGAGCGCTATCCGCTCGTGAAATACGCGGACGACGTGCTCTACGTGGACGAAGGCGAAATCGTCACGTCGGCCGGTTGCGCCGCCGGCGTCGATGCCTGCCTGCACATCGTGCGGCGCGATTACGGAGCCCGCATCGCCAACATGGTGGCTCGCCGCATGGTGGTCGCCCCCCATCGCGAAGGCGGCCAGGCCCAGTACGTGGAGACGCCGGTCGCGGTGCGCCCGGGACGCGGCATTGGAGCGGCATTGGACTGGGCACGGCGCCGGCTCGACCAGCCCATTGTCGTCACGGAGCTCGCGCAGCGCTCCGCCATGAGCCCCAGGACCTTCTTCCGCCGGTTCACCGACCAGATGGGGGTGTCGCCCAACGCGTGGCTTCAGAACGAGCGCATCTCACGTGCCCGGGCATTGCTGGAAGCGGGCGAGATGAGCCTCGAGGATACCGCCACGCAATGCGGCTACGACTCGCTGGAGACCTTCCGTGTCGCGTTCAAGCGGGTGACCAGCGTGGCGCCGGGCGAGTATCGCCGCCGCTTCAAGACCTCGGCGTAG
- the topA gene encoding type I DNA topoisomerase, translated as MASHLLIVESPSKAKTLKKYLGKDFEILASYGHVRDLVPKTGAVDPDDNFRMTYELIDRNTKHVDSIARAVKDADVIMLATDPDREGEAIAWHLSEILKSRKALKNKTLNRVVFYEITEGAVTEAVKNPREISMELVNAQQARRALDYLVGFNLSPLLWKKIRRGLSAGRVQSPALRLICERENEIDAFKSQEYWSIHFDGEKDRLGFTARLTHFNADKLDQFAVPDAKRNEEIIAFLESHGHGTAKVREVEKKRRLKSPAAPFTTSTLQQEAVRKLGFSTDRAMKVAQSLYEGVNIGRTVTGLITYMRTDSVTLSKEAMTDIRGFITKNYGAEYLPKAPVFYANKSKNAQEAHEAIRPTSISRTPDSVAGFLNDEQRKLYEMIWKRAVTSQMMPAQFDTVAVDFNVGGDGNVFRATGQTMIFPGFYAVYHEDQDDAPSDDEEKRLPAFKEGDTVGIKKLYGEQHFTQPPPRFSEASLVKALEQYGIGRPSTYSSIISTLQRREYVILDKKRFTPTDVGRVVNKFLSEHFAHWVDYEFTAKMEDELDDISNGKEEWVPVLARFWKDFSAQVGLKESVSRKEVTQEEIDEMCPKCGKHKLTLRLGRRGRFIGCPGYPECDYTRNVDGAEGAANEKREIGVDPKTGMVITLLFGPFGPYLQLGEMEGDKKPKRVSVPKNILPDNVNLEIAEQLMALPRDLGPHPEDGKKVNANIGRFGPYVSYDGQFKSIPKAESVFDITLERAVALLKEPKAAGGRGALKVLGKHPEDGQAVSLYAGKYGPYVKHGKVNATLPDENMIKTVTLEEALELLAAKAGKKGGKAKPAKAAKPPVKAKPKLKIVTKVKTAVTKPKAKAASAKKKKKKAG; from the coding sequence ATGGCATCCCACCTGCTCATCGTCGAGTCGCCTTCGAAGGCGAAGACCCTCAAGAAATACCTCGGCAAGGATTTCGAGATCCTCGCTTCGTACGGCCACGTGCGCGACCTGGTGCCGAAGACCGGCGCCGTCGATCCGGACGACAACTTCCGCATGACGTACGAGCTGATCGACCGCAACACGAAGCACGTCGACAGCATCGCGCGCGCCGTGAAGGACGCGGACGTGATCATGCTCGCGACGGACCCGGACCGCGAAGGCGAGGCCATCGCATGGCATTTGTCCGAGATCCTCAAGTCGCGCAAGGCGCTGAAGAACAAGACGCTCAACCGCGTCGTGTTCTACGAGATCACGGAAGGCGCGGTCACCGAGGCGGTCAAGAACCCGCGCGAGATCTCCATGGAGCTCGTGAACGCGCAGCAGGCGCGCCGGGCGCTCGACTACCTGGTCGGCTTCAACCTCTCGCCGCTGCTGTGGAAGAAGATCCGCCGCGGCCTCTCCGCCGGCCGCGTGCAGAGCCCGGCGCTGCGCCTGATCTGCGAGCGCGAGAACGAGATCGACGCATTCAAGAGCCAGGAGTACTGGTCGATCCATTTCGACGGCGAGAAGGACCGCCTGGGCTTCACCGCGCGCCTCACGCATTTCAACGCCGACAAGCTCGACCAGTTCGCCGTCCCCGATGCGAAGCGCAACGAGGAGATCATCGCGTTCCTCGAGTCGCACGGCCACGGCACGGCCAAGGTCCGCGAGGTCGAGAAGAAGCGCCGCCTCAAATCGCCGGCAGCGCCCTTCACCACCTCCACGCTGCAGCAGGAAGCCGTGCGCAAGCTCGGCTTCTCGACCGACCGGGCCATGAAGGTCGCGCAGAGCCTTTATGAAGGCGTGAACATCGGCCGCACGGTCACCGGCCTCATCACCTACATGCGCACGGACTCCGTCACGCTCTCCAAGGAGGCGATGACCGACATCCGCGGCTTCATCACCAAGAATTACGGCGCCGAATACCTGCCCAAGGCCCCGGTCTTCTACGCCAACAAGTCGAAGAACGCGCAGGAAGCGCACGAGGCGATCCGTCCCACGTCCATCTCCCGCACGCCCGATTCGGTCGCGGGCTTCCTGAACGACGAGCAGCGCAAGCTCTACGAGATGATCTGGAAGCGAGCCGTCACCTCGCAGATGATGCCGGCGCAGTTCGACACCGTCGCGGTCGACTTCAACGTGGGCGGCGACGGCAACGTCTTCCGCGCCACCGGCCAGACGATGATCTTCCCCGGCTTCTACGCCGTGTACCACGAGGACCAGGACGACGCCCCCTCCGACGACGAGGAAAAGCGCCTGCCCGCCTTCAAGGAAGGCGACACGGTCGGCATCAAGAAGCTCTACGGCGAGCAGCACTTCACGCAACCGCCGCCGCGCTTCTCCGAAGCGAGCCTGGTGAAGGCACTCGAGCAGTACGGCATCGGCCGCCCGTCGACGTATTCATCGATCATCTCGACACTCCAGCGCCGCGAGTACGTCATCCTCGACAAGAAGCGCTTCACGCCCACGGACGTGGGCCGCGTCGTGAACAAATTCCTCTCCGAGCACTTCGCCCACTGGGTGGACTACGAGTTCACCGCGAAGATGGAGGATGAGCTCGACGACATCTCCAACGGCAAGGAAGAGTGGGTTCCGGTCCTGGCGCGGTTCTGGAAGGACTTCTCCGCGCAGGTCGGCCTGAAGGAATCGGTCTCGCGCAAGGAAGTCACGCAGGAAGAGATCGACGAGATGTGCCCGAAGTGCGGCAAGCACAAGCTCACGCTGCGCCTCGGCCGCCGCGGCCGCTTCATCGGCTGTCCCGGGTATCCGGAGTGCGACTACACGCGCAACGTCGACGGCGCCGAGGGCGCGGCCAACGAGAAGCGCGAGATCGGCGTCGATCCCAAGACGGGCATGGTCATCACGCTCCTGTTCGGTCCTTTCGGGCCCTACCTGCAGCTGGGCGAGATGGAAGGCGACAAGAAGCCCAAGCGCGTCTCGGTGCCGAAGAACATCCTCCCCGACAACGTGAACCTCGAGATCGCCGAGCAACTGATGGCGCTTCCAAGGGACCTCGGTCCGCACCCCGAAGACGGCAAGAAGGTGAACGCGAACATCGGCCGCTTCGGCCCGTACGTGAGCTACGACGGCCAGTTCAAGTCGATCCCCAAGGCCGAGAGCGTGTTCGACATCACGCTCGAGCGCGCCGTGGCGCTGCTGAAGGAACCGAAGGCCGCCGGCGGCCGCGGTGCCCTCAAGGTCCTGGGCAAGCACCCCGAGGACGGCCAGGCGGTCTCCCTCTACGCGGGCAAGTACGGCCCGTACGTGAAGCATGGCAAGGTCAACGCCACGCTACCCGACGAGAACATGATCAAGACGGTCACGCTCGAGGAGGCGCTGGAGCTCCTCGCGGCGAAGGCCGGCAAGAAGGGCGGGAAGGCGAAGCCGGCCAAGGCCGCCAAGCCGCCCGTGAAGGCGAAGCCCAAGCTCAAGATCGTGACGAAGGTGAAGACCGCCGTCACGAAGCCGAAGGCCAAGGCCGCCTCGGCAAAGAAGAAGAAGAAAAAGGCGGGCTAG
- the dprA gene encoding DNA-processing protein DprA translates to MESQPASRGNLAAWLRFTLAPGVFERWQRTLLQAFGTPDNALGASTRSAKCVVPEHVAQGLARGPSDDVMATALRWLDKPGHHLVAITDAQYPELLRHIYDPPTVLYVVGRLDLLNAPCLAVVGSRNATPQGLQDAQVFSQALSDAGLTIVSGLALGIDAAAHRGGLAGSASSIAVLGTGADRVYPRRNAALAADLAAQGAIVSEFPLGTPPRAEHFPRRNRIISGLSRGVLVVEAALGSGSLITAYEAAEQGRDVFAIPGPIHSPLSRGCHKLLKDGAGLVECVGDVLEELRIESAAPNPVGAARPECTQQQRLMLEAMGYAPVTIDAIGAACGRNIAEVTATLSELELTGHVSSVAGGLFQRMA, encoded by the coding sequence TTGGAATCGCAACCTGCATCGCGTGGCAACCTCGCAGCCTGGCTTCGCTTCACCCTCGCACCCGGCGTCTTCGAACGCTGGCAGCGCACGTTGCTTCAGGCCTTCGGCACACCCGACAACGCCCTCGGCGCCAGCACGCGCTCGGCGAAATGCGTCGTTCCCGAGCACGTCGCGCAAGGCCTGGCCCGCGGCCCGTCGGACGACGTCATGGCCACCGCGCTGCGATGGCTCGACAAGCCCGGGCACCATCTCGTCGCGATCACCGATGCGCAATACCCGGAGCTCCTCCGCCATATATACGATCCCCCGACGGTGCTCTATGTCGTGGGCCGGCTGGACCTCCTCAACGCTCCATGCCTCGCCGTGGTCGGCAGCCGCAACGCAACGCCCCAGGGACTCCAGGACGCGCAGGTGTTCTCGCAAGCGCTCTCCGACGCGGGGCTCACCATCGTGAGCGGCCTCGCCCTCGGCATCGATGCGGCCGCGCATCGCGGCGGCCTCGCAGGCAGCGCTTCGAGCATCGCGGTGCTGGGCACGGGAGCCGATCGCGTCTACCCGCGCCGCAACGCCGCGCTGGCCGCCGATCTCGCCGCGCAAGGCGCGATCGTGAGCGAGTTCCCGCTGGGCACGCCCCCACGGGCCGAACACTTCCCGCGCCGCAATCGCATCATCAGCGGGCTGTCGCGCGGCGTGCTGGTCGTCGAGGCCGCGTTGGGCAGCGGATCGCTCATCACCGCGTACGAAGCCGCCGAACAGGGCCGCGATGTCTTCGCCATTCCGGGCCCGATCCACTCCCCGCTTTCCCGCGGATGCCACAAGCTCCTCAAGGACGGCGCCGGACTCGTCGAATGCGTCGGCGACGTGCTCGAGGAACTTCGCATTGAATCCGCCGCTCCGAATCCGGTCGGTGCCGCGCGGCCCGAATGCACGCAGCAGCAGCGCCTGATGCTCGAAGCCATGGGTTACGCGCCCGTGACAATCGATGCGATCGGTGCCGCATGCGGACGGAATATCGCGGAGGTCACAGCAACGCTCTCGGAGCTCGAGCTCACGGGCCACGTATCGAGCGTTGCCGGAGGCCTTTTCCAGCGCATGGCATAG